The following proteins come from a genomic window of Paenibacillus swuensis:
- the pyrH gene encoding UMP kinase → MEQPVFKRIVLKVSGEALSGQTGYGIDADTISSIAEQVKEVIALQVEVAIVVGGGNIWRGIAGSAKGIDRTTADYMGMLATVMNSLALQDALEQIDVPTRVQTSIAMQQIAEPYIRRRAVRHLEKGRVVIFAAGTGNPYFSTDTTAALRAAEIEAEVILMAKNKVDGVYSADPFKDATAEKYETLTFMEVLNKNLGVMDSTASSLCMDNDIQLIVFNITEEGNIKRVVLGEKIGTIVKGSVN, encoded by the coding sequence TTGGAACAACCGGTATTTAAACGCATTGTTCTTAAAGTAAGCGGTGAAGCGCTATCCGGACAGACAGGTTACGGAATTGACGCGGATACGATTTCCTCGATTGCAGAGCAGGTTAAAGAGGTTATCGCATTACAGGTTGAGGTTGCAATCGTTGTTGGGGGAGGGAATATTTGGAGAGGTATTGCCGGTAGCGCTAAGGGGATTGACCGTACGACCGCAGATTACATGGGCATGCTTGCAACGGTGATGAATTCGCTTGCTCTTCAAGATGCACTGGAGCAGATTGATGTGCCTACACGGGTGCAAACTTCCATTGCCATGCAACAAATTGCTGAACCTTATATTCGCAGACGCGCGGTTCGTCACCTTGAGAAAGGCCGTGTAGTTATTTTTGCGGCGGGTACAGGAAACCCTTACTTCTCGACAGATACGACTGCAGCTTTACGCGCAGCGGAAATCGAGGCGGAAGTAATCCTGATGGCTAAGAACAAAGTGGATGGCGTCTATTCCGCAGATCCGTTTAAAGATGCGACGGCTGAGAAATATGAAACGCTGACATTCATGGAAGTTCTAAACAAAAACCTCGGTGTCATGGACTCAACGGCTTCTTCCTTATGTATGGATAACGATATTCAATTGATCGTATTCAACATTACGGAAGAGGGCAATATTAAACGTGTTGTCCTTGGCGAAAAAATCGGTACCATTGTCAAAGGGAGTGTCAACTAA
- the frr gene encoding ribosome recycling factor has translation MPQAVKKDAEERMEKALLALQRDLTTLRAGRATPALLDRVQVEYYGALTPVNQLANLSTPDSRTLMIQPWDKSSLGTIEKAIFKSDLGLTPSNDGSSIRIVIPALTEERRAELVKMTKKFGEDAKVAIRNIRRDANDDIKKLEKGTISEDESRKHQEDIQKATDRFTGEVDKILVSKEKEIMEV, from the coding sequence ATGCCGCAAGCTGTGAAAAAAGATGCTGAAGAGCGGATGGAAAAGGCTTTGCTCGCGTTGCAAAGAGATTTGACCACACTTCGTGCAGGACGTGCTACGCCTGCTTTGCTAGATCGGGTACAGGTTGAATATTACGGGGCGTTGACGCCGGTAAACCAATTGGCTAACTTATCAACTCCCGATTCAAGAACCTTGATGATTCAACCCTGGGACAAGTCTTCACTGGGCACAATCGAGAAGGCGATCTTCAAATCCGACTTAGGGTTGACTCCGTCTAATGACGGCAGTTCTATCCGAATTGTTATTCCGGCACTTACGGAAGAGCGAAGAGCAGAATTGGTCAAAATGACGAAGAAATTCGGCGAAGACGCCAAGGTTGCTATTCGTAATATCCGCAGGGATGCGAATGATGATATTAAGAAGCTGGAAAAGGGAACGATTTCCGAAGACGAATCCCGTAAACATCAAGAAGATATCCAGAAAGCCACGGACCGTTTCACAGGTGAAGTTGATAAGATTCTGGTCAGCAAAGAGAAAGAAATTATGGAAGTCTAA
- a CDS encoding isoprenyl transferase has protein sequence MLRRLFKFFAAKPHMEPIPQDLSSDRIPQHVAVIMDGNGRWAKSQGLPRIAGHHSGMKTIKRITKVADKLGVKVLTLYAFSTENWKRPKEEVEFLMKLPQEFLSLELEDLIENNIQVRIMGYKEDLPPHTFKAVEEAESRTSHCTGMILNFALNYGSRKEMIQAFREMAADVQDGTLQPDHISEEVYSQYLLTRALPDPDLLIRTSGEVRISNFMMWQLAYSELWFTDVYWPAFTEDHFYEAIRGYQQRARRFGGL, from the coding sequence ATGCTAAGACGACTATTTAAATTTTTTGCCGCCAAACCGCATATGGAACCGATCCCGCAAGACCTGTCTTCTGATCGAATACCTCAGCATGTAGCTGTGATTATGGACGGTAACGGAAGATGGGCCAAAAGCCAAGGCTTGCCGAGAATTGCGGGACATCATTCGGGAATGAAGACCATCAAACGCATTACTAAAGTGGCTGATAAGCTCGGGGTAAAGGTGCTGACCCTGTACGCTTTCTCGACTGAGAATTGGAAACGGCCCAAAGAAGAGGTTGAGTTCCTGATGAAGCTTCCGCAGGAATTTCTTTCGTTGGAGCTTGAAGACTTGATTGAAAACAATATTCAAGTAAGAATTATGGGTTATAAGGAAGATCTTCCGCCCCACACCTTTAAGGCCGTGGAAGAAGCTGAATCTCGCACATCACACTGTACGGGAATGATCTTAAATTTTGCTTTAAACTACGGCAGCCGTAAAGAGATGATTCAAGCCTTTCGTGAAATGGCGGCTGATGTTCAAGACGGGACATTGCAGCCTGATCACATATCTGAAGAGGTTTATTCGCAATATTTACTAACCCGAGCTCTACCGGATCCTGACCTGTTAATACGCACTAGCGGTGAAGTGCGGATCAGTAATTTTATGATGTGGCAGCTAGCCTATTCAGAATTATGGTTTACGGACGTATACTGGCCAGCCTTCACGGAAGACCACTTCTACGAAGCCATCCGAGGTTATCAACAGCGTGCCAGACGGTTCGGCGGGTTATAA
- a CDS encoding phosphatidate cytidylyltransferase, producing the protein MKQRIITGVLAGAVFLFLLVLGEYWFRALIIGLSLVGYYEFVKMNGLKVLEAPSLVGFVGILFFVFPWNRIDGLNLPSSESSVWLLMLVFFAITVISKNKKDIDKVSVLFIGVIYIGIGFHYMIVTRAIPEHGLYWTFLLFSCIWATDSGAYFTGWSFGKHLLWPEISPKKTIEGAVGGTVVSVIAAVCFSLYAPELLTIGNAIWIGITVALFGQLGDLIQSAYKRVRGVKDSGNVLPGHGGILDRCDSWLIVFPIVHILGLVQY; encoded by the coding sequence TTGAAACAAAGAATAATTACTGGAGTATTGGCCGGAGCTGTCTTTCTGTTCCTGTTGGTGTTAGGAGAGTATTGGTTTCGTGCGCTCATTATTGGATTATCACTAGTCGGATATTATGAATTTGTGAAAATGAACGGGCTGAAGGTTCTCGAGGCTCCATCGCTTGTGGGGTTTGTCGGGATCCTGTTTTTTGTGTTTCCATGGAACCGGATTGACGGATTGAATCTCCCTTCATCGGAATCATCGGTTTGGCTCCTGATGCTGGTCTTTTTTGCGATTACCGTAATTTCAAAAAATAAAAAAGATATTGATAAGGTTTCGGTATTGTTTATAGGTGTCATTTACATAGGCATCGGCTTTCACTATATGATTGTAACGAGAGCGATTCCGGAGCACGGTTTGTACTGGACATTCTTATTGTTTTCCTGTATTTGGGCTACGGATTCCGGCGCCTATTTCACAGGCTGGTCGTTCGGCAAACATTTACTCTGGCCGGAAATTTCTCCGAAAAAAACGATTGAAGGCGCTGTAGGCGGGACGGTCGTATCCGTGATTGCCGCTGTTTGTTTTTCTCTCTACGCACCGGAGCTGCTTACGATCGGAAATGCCATCTGGATCGGCATTACGGTTGCCTTGTTCGGGCAGTTGGGCGACCTCATTCAGTCGGCCTATAAACGGGTTCGGGGCGTTAAAGATTCCGGTAATGTGCTTCCGGGGCATGGCGGTATTCTCGATCGTTGCGACAGCTGGCTTATCGTATTTCCGATTGTACATATACTAGGCTTGGTACAATACTAA
- a CDS encoding 1-deoxy-D-xylulose-5-phosphate reductoisomerase, with protein MKKKISILGSTGSIGTQALDVISHYPDLYEVVGLSAGTNIELLAEQVRAFRPHKVSVADNISAERIRGLLPAGTQLYWGEEGLIEIAAGSNADFVITAIVGSQGLKPTLAAVDAGKTIGLANKETLVSGGHLVTSLAAKRGVSLIPIDSEHSALFQCMNGERREDVRAITLTASGGSFRDRSRAQLAGVTVDQALKHPNWSMGAKVTIDSATMANKGLEVMEARWLFNLPYDQIKVLIHPESIIHSLVEFNDYSVMAQLGNPDMRVPIQYALTYPERMPTPTEPLNLAEIGKLHFREMDFERFPCLRMAYESGIAGGTAPTVFNAANEIAVARFLKGEIAFLAIEDVIDAVLQQHEVAADPDLEQIDESDGWARLTAASLFK; from the coding sequence GTGAAGAAAAAGATATCTATTCTCGGTTCGACAGGATCTATAGGCACACAGGCGTTGGATGTGATTTCTCACTATCCTGACTTGTATGAGGTGGTGGGCTTGTCAGCCGGGACCAATATAGAGCTTTTGGCCGAACAGGTCCGGGCGTTTCGTCCGCATAAAGTATCTGTAGCAGATAACATTTCAGCGGAGCGAATTCGCGGTCTATTACCCGCAGGAACGCAACTTTACTGGGGAGAAGAGGGCTTAATTGAAATTGCTGCAGGCAGTAACGCAGATTTTGTTATTACAGCCATCGTTGGCAGCCAAGGCTTAAAGCCGACATTGGCAGCTGTGGATGCGGGCAAAACGATCGGACTCGCCAACAAAGAAACACTCGTAAGCGGGGGTCATTTGGTGACATCTCTCGCAGCCAAGCGTGGCGTATCCCTTATACCGATCGACAGTGAGCATTCGGCGTTGTTTCAATGTATGAACGGCGAGCGTCGGGAGGATGTTCGCGCGATTACACTTACGGCATCCGGAGGTTCATTTCGGGACAGAAGCCGTGCGCAACTTGCGGGAGTAACCGTGGATCAAGCATTGAAGCATCCCAACTGGTCGATGGGCGCGAAAGTAACGATTGATTCAGCTACCATGGCTAATAAGGGACTTGAGGTCATGGAGGCAAGATGGCTGTTCAATCTTCCCTATGACCAGATTAAAGTATTAATTCATCCCGAGAGCATCATCCATTCACTCGTTGAGTTTAACGATTACAGTGTCATGGCCCAGCTTGGCAATCCCGACATGCGGGTACCCATACAATACGCGTTGACTTACCCTGAAAGGATGCCGACGCCTACTGAGCCGCTGAACTTGGCTGAAATCGGGAAACTTCATTTCAGGGAAATGGATTTCGAGCGCTTTCCCTGCCTTAGAATGGCTTATGAGTCCGGTATTGCAGGCGGAACGGCGCCGACGGTATTCAATGCGGCGAATGAAATCGCGGTAGCTCGCTTCTTGAAAGGCGAAATTGCGTTCTTAGCCATTGAAGACGTCATTGACGCGGTACTGCAGCAACATGAGGTCGCTGCTGATCCAGACTTGGAACAAATCGATGAAAGTGACGGATGGGCCCGGCTGACGGCAGCATCCTTATTTAAATAA
- the rseP gene encoding RIP metalloprotease RseP, which translates to MVFFVLVSIHEWGHYYFAKRAGILVREFAIGFGPKLFSYKRGETRYTLRLLPIGGFVRMAGEDPETVEVAPGQTVALRLNKDQQVTHIFMDQLDQRSNTVQGVIHQIDMDRKLSLHLDVDGEEQHLKLHPQAMVVSKLKETQIAPYDRQFGSKTVAQRSLAIFAGPLMNFILAIVLFISYVFMSGLPVENPQFVKIGSVEPTSVANGIVLPGDIVKSVNGESIGGDRTKLVEMIAKSPAKKMDWIVIRDGKEVTLEVTPARVKPENIGRVGIMVPVITRDATISEAIGRGFTILKDSTVLIFDGFKKLIFGQFKFDDLGGPVRTFEVTGQIAKTGLPQLIYWAGILSLYLGIFNLLPFPALDGSRLVFLGVEAVRGRPVDPNRESMVHFIGFAMIMILMLAVTYNDILRLFKS; encoded by the coding sequence ATGGTTTTCTTCGTATTGGTTTCCATTCATGAATGGGGTCATTACTATTTTGCTAAACGTGCGGGGATCCTGGTTCGGGAATTCGCGATTGGATTTGGTCCCAAGCTTTTTTCCTATAAACGAGGAGAAACTCGATATACATTACGTTTGTTGCCAATAGGCGGTTTTGTCCGGATGGCGGGTGAAGACCCGGAAACCGTAGAAGTTGCGCCTGGACAGACCGTAGCTCTCAGATTGAATAAAGATCAACAAGTGACGCATATTTTTATGGATCAATTGGATCAGCGTTCAAACACGGTACAAGGGGTAATCCATCAGATTGACATGGACCGGAAATTATCCTTGCATCTTGATGTTGACGGGGAAGAGCAGCACCTGAAGTTGCACCCTCAAGCGATGGTCGTATCTAAATTAAAGGAAACACAGATTGCGCCTTATGACCGTCAATTCGGCAGCAAAACGGTAGCTCAACGTTCGCTTGCCATCTTTGCAGGCCCGTTAATGAACTTTATTCTGGCTATCGTACTGTTTATCAGTTATGTATTTATGTCAGGTTTACCGGTAGAAAATCCGCAATTTGTCAAGATCGGTTCGGTAGAGCCCACCTCAGTGGCGAACGGAATCGTCTTGCCCGGGGATATCGTAAAATCTGTAAACGGCGAGTCCATTGGCGGTGACCGTACTAAACTTGTGGAGATGATTGCGAAGTCTCCTGCCAAGAAGATGGATTGGATCGTCATTCGTGACGGGAAAGAAGTTACGCTTGAAGTTACGCCTGCACGGGTTAAGCCCGAGAATATCGGCAGAGTAGGGATTATGGTGCCCGTCATTACCAGGGATGCCACGATAAGTGAGGCGATCGGCCGGGGATTCACGATTCTTAAGGATTCAACCGTATTGATCTTCGATGGTTTTAAGAAATTGATCTTCGGTCAATTTAAATTTGATGATCTTGGCGGACCAGTCCGGACATTTGAAGTTACGGGCCAGATCGCGAAGACGGGATTGCCTCAACTCATTTATTGGGCTGGTATATTAAGCCTTTACCTTGGGATCTTCAACCTGTTGCCATTCCCGGCGCTGGATGGCAGCCGACTTGTATTTCTTGGTGTTGAAGCGGTTCGGGGCAGGCCTGTTGATCCCAACCGGGAGAGCATGGTCCATTTCATCGGTTTTGCGATGATTATGATCCTGATGCTTGCAGTCACCTATAATGATATTTTACGATTATTCAAAAGTTAA